The proteins below are encoded in one region of Neisseria macacae ATCC 33926:
- the ggt gene encoding gamma-glutamyltransferase, with translation MKFSFGLNLLAALVLAACAHQPMQKPDAAPVPTAVDNHAPEQGTGLTEQKLIRAKHYMAASANPLATEAGYEVLKRGGSAIDAMIAMQTTLGLTEPQSSGLGGGAFLVYWDNKAKKLTTFDARETAPKAATPALFLDENGKPMGFMNAVVGGRSVGVPGIPKLLEDVHKRYGKLPWASLFDKPIALAEQGFTVSPRMAKSIEQNLEPLKRYPQTAAYFLPDGKPLAAGTVLKNPEFARSVRLLSEKGSAPFYQGEQAQNIVRAVTGAVDNPGKISMADLKNYRVIEREPVCAPYREYEVCGMGAPSSGAIALGEILGVLQNQDMKALGAENIHSWRWIGDASRIAFADRDYYVGDPAFVNVPTRALISQAYLKPRAEEIRQSDKALENIQAGKFGKAYAQGMAVELPSTSHLVVVDKDGNVVSMTTSIENAFGSGLMANGYLLNNELTDFAFNPVGADGKTVANSVAGGKRPRSSMAPTIVMKDGKPYLAVGSPGGSRIIGFVAKTLVAHIDWGMDIQAAISLPNMLNRGSQYEIEEKTAAADKAAALEKLGYKVQIRDLNSGVQGIVIGKDGLLGGADPRREGKVMGD, from the coding sequence ATGAAATTTTCCTTTGGCTTAAACCTGTTGGCAGCTTTGGTTTTGGCGGCGTGCGCGCACCAGCCGATGCAGAAACCTGATGCTGCACCTGTGCCGACGGCTGTGGATAACCATGCGCCGGAACAAGGGACGGGGCTGACCGAGCAGAAATTGATCCGCGCCAAGCATTATATGGCGGCGTCTGCCAATCCGTTGGCGACTGAGGCGGGATACGAGGTTTTGAAACGCGGCGGCAGCGCGATAGATGCGATGATCGCCATGCAGACCACGCTGGGACTGACCGAGCCGCAGTCTTCCGGTTTGGGCGGCGGCGCGTTTTTGGTGTATTGGGACAATAAGGCGAAAAAACTGACGACGTTTGATGCCCGAGAAACGGCGCCGAAAGCGGCAACGCCGGCGCTTTTCTTGGATGAAAACGGTAAGCCGATGGGCTTTATGAATGCAGTGGTCGGCGGCCGTTCGGTCGGTGTGCCGGGGATTCCGAAGCTGCTGGAAGATGTCCACAAGCGTTACGGCAAATTGCCTTGGGCAAGTCTGTTTGACAAACCGATTGCTTTGGCGGAACAAGGCTTTACCGTTTCACCACGCATGGCGAAATCCATCGAGCAGAATCTGGAGCCTTTGAAACGTTATCCGCAAACCGCCGCGTATTTCCTGCCCGACGGCAAGCCTTTGGCAGCGGGAACGGTGTTGAAAAACCCTGAATTTGCCCGCTCCGTACGCCTGTTGTCGGAAAAAGGCAGCGCGCCGTTTTATCAGGGGGAGCAAGCGCAGAATATTGTCCGTGCCGTTACCGGCGCTGTGGATAACCCCGGCAAAATCAGCATGGCGGATTTGAAAAACTACCGCGTTATCGAGCGCGAACCGGTTTGCGCGCCGTATCGTGAATACGAAGTCTGTGGCATGGGCGCGCCAAGTTCGGGCGCGATTGCTTTGGGTGAGATTTTGGGCGTCCTGCAAAATCAGGATATGAAGGCGTTGGGCGCGGAAAATATCCACAGTTGGCGCTGGATAGGCGATGCGTCGCGGATTGCGTTTGCCGACCGTGATTATTACGTCGGCGATCCCGCGTTTGTCAACGTCCCGACCCGCGCCCTGATTTCTCAGGCTTACCTGAAACCGCGTGCCGAAGAAATCCGCCAATCCGACAAGGCGTTGGAAAACATTCAGGCAGGCAAGTTCGGCAAGGCATACGCGCAGGGTATGGCGGTAGAGCTGCCGTCCACCAGCCATTTGGTGGTTGTGGATAAAGACGGTAACGTCGTGTCGATGACGACTTCGATTGAAAACGCGTTCGGCTCGGGACTGATGGCAAACGGCTATCTGCTCAACAATGAATTGACCGATTTCGCTTTCAACCCTGTCGGCGCAGACGGTAAAACGGTGGCAAACAGCGTGGCGGGCGGCAAACGGCCGCGTTCTTCGATGGCGCCGACCATTGTGATGAAAGACGGCAAGCCTTATCTGGCAGTCGGTTCGCCCGGCGGCAGCCGCATCATCGGTTTCGTCGCCAAAACGCTGGTGGCGCATATCGACTGGGGCATGGACATTCAGGCGGCAATCTCCCTGCCGAATATGCTCAATCGCGGCAGCCAGTATGAAATCGAGGAAAAAACCGCGGCGGCGGACAAAGCGGCAGCATTGGAAAAACTGGGCTACAAAGTCCAAATCCGCGATTTGAATTCCGGCGTACAAGGCATTGTGATCGGCAAAGACGGTTTGCTCGGCGGTGCCGACCCGCGCCGCGAAGGCAAAGTCATGGGCGATTGA
- the lpxC gene encoding UDP-3-O-acyl-N-acetylglucosamine deacetylase, whose protein sequence is MLQRTLAKSISVTGVGLHSGERVALTLHPAPENSGISFRRTDLDGEMGETIKLTPYLINDTRLSSTIVTDKGVRVGTIEHIMSALSAYGIDNALIELNAPEIPIMDGSSLPFIYLLQDAGVVDQKAQKRFLKILKPVEVKEAGKWVRFTPYDGFKVTLTIEFDHPVFNRSSPTFEIDFAGKSYIDEIARARTFGFMHEVEMMRAHNLGLGGNLNNAIVIDEMDVLNPEGLRYPDEFVRHKILDAIGDLYIVGHPIIGAFEGYKSGHAINNALLRAVLADETAYEWVEFSDDENLPSAFHELPAA, encoded by the coding sequence ATGCTGCAACGAACTTTGGCAAAATCCATCAGCGTAACCGGCGTCGGGCTGCATTCGGGCGAACGGGTCGCGCTGACCTTACACCCTGCGCCCGAAAACAGCGGGATTTCCTTCCGCCGTACCGATTTGGACGGCGAAATGGGCGAAACCATCAAACTTACGCCTTACCTCATCAACGATACGCGCCTGTCGTCCACTATCGTAACCGACAAAGGCGTGCGCGTCGGCACCATCGAACACATCATGTCCGCGCTGTCTGCCTACGGCATCGACAATGCGCTGATTGAGTTGAACGCGCCCGAAATCCCGATTATGGACGGCTCCAGCCTGCCGTTTATTTATCTTTTACAAGATGCGGGCGTTGTCGATCAAAAGGCGCAAAAGCGGTTTTTGAAAATCCTCAAGCCCGTCGAAGTCAAGGAGGCGGGCAAATGGGTGCGCTTTACACCGTATGACGGCTTTAAAGTGACGCTGACCATCGAATTCGACCATCCGGTTTTCAACCGCAGCTCGCCCACTTTTGAAATCGATTTCGCAGGCAAGTCCTACATCGACGAAATCGCGCGCGCGCGCACCTTCGGCTTTATGCACGAAGTAGAAATGATGCGCGCCCACAATCTCGGACTGGGCGGCAATTTGAACAACGCCATTGTGATTGACGAGATGGATGTTTTGAATCCGGAAGGTTTGCGTTATCCCGACGAGTTCGTCCGCCACAAAATCCTCGATGCCATCGGCGATTTGTATATCGTCGGACACCCGATTATCGGCGCATTCGAAGGCTACAAATCCGGCCACGCCATCAACAACGCTTTATTGCGTGCGGTTTTGGCGGACGAAACCGCTTATGAATGGGTGGAATTCTCTGACGATGAGAATTTGCCATCAGCCTTCCACGAGCTGCCGGCGGCTTGA
- the gap gene encoding type I glyceraldehyde-3-phosphate dehydrogenase: MSIKVAINGFGRIGRLALRQIEKAKGIEVVAVNDLTPADMLLHLFKYDSTQGRFQGTAELKDDAIVVNGKEIKVFANPNPEELPWGELGVDVVLECTGFFTSKTKAEAHIRAGARKVVISAPGGNDVKTVVYGVNQDILDGSETVISAASCTTNCLAPMAAVLQKEFGVVEGLMTTIHAYTGDQNTLDAPHRKGDLRRARAAALNIVPNSTGAAKAIGLVIPELNGKLDGSAQRVPVATGSLTELVSVLERPVTKEEINAAMKAAANESYGYTEDQIVSSDVVGIEYGSLFDATQTRVMTVGDKQLVKTVAWYDNEMSYTCQLVRTLEYFAGKI; the protein is encoded by the coding sequence ATGAGCATCAAAGTAGCGATTAACGGTTTCGGCCGCATCGGCCGTCTGGCATTGCGTCAAATTGAAAAAGCCAAAGGCATCGAAGTCGTCGCCGTCAACGACCTGACCCCTGCCGATATGCTGCTGCACCTTTTCAAATACGACAGCACCCAAGGCCGCTTCCAAGGTACTGCCGAATTGAAAGACGATGCCATCGTAGTGAACGGCAAAGAAATCAAAGTCTTCGCCAATCCGAATCCTGAAGAATTGCCTTGGGGCGAATTGGGCGTAGACGTCGTCCTCGAATGTACCGGCTTCTTTACCAGCAAAACCAAAGCCGAAGCCCACATCCGTGCCGGTGCGCGCAAAGTCGTTATTTCCGCCCCCGGCGGCAATGATGTGAAAACCGTCGTATATGGCGTAAACCAAGACATTTTGGACGGCAGCGAAACCGTCATCTCCGCCGCTTCCTGTACCACCAACTGCCTCGCCCCGATGGCGGCAGTCTTGCAAAAAGAGTTTGGCGTAGTCGAAGGCCTGATGACCACCATCCACGCCTACACCGGCGACCAAAACACCCTTGACGCGCCGCACCGCAAAGGCGATTTGCGCCGCGCCCGCGCCGCCGCGCTCAACATCGTGCCCAACAGCACCGGCGCCGCCAAAGCCATCGGTTTGGTTATCCCCGAATTGAACGGCAAACTCGACGGCTCCGCCCAACGCGTCCCCGTTGCCACCGGCTCGCTGACCGAATTGGTTTCCGTCCTCGAACGCCCCGTAACCAAAGAAGAAATCAACGCTGCGATGAAAGCCGCCGCCAACGAATCTTACGGCTACACCGAAGATCAAATCGTTTCTTCCGACGTCGTCGGCATCGAATACGGCTCGCTTTTTGACGCCACCCAAACCCGCGTAATGACCGTAGGCGACAAACAACTGGTGAAAACCGTTGCTTGGTACGACAACGAAATGTCCTACACCTGCCAACTCGTCCGCACTTTGGAATACTTCGCAGGCAAAATCTAA